The Rhododendron vialii isolate Sample 1 chromosome 6a, ASM3025357v1 genome includes a window with the following:
- the LOC131328479 gene encoding uncharacterized protein LOC131328479 produces the protein MSEVYLGWQICNVVACEGADRVERHEMLSTIGVVVDRAWAKDRMRVLVLSPQERPPPSSSSPAPIWALSFSHGNRAITARDTVETEGTALALSQAFLLPGDMQKEVAMSPDNLLSSFMSHNAKVMQKMVAMAQKLSQSEPQRAKLVSENSKLQRTIIRLERERNQAQGVADGLKGQLKGTEDSLAQTLKELETSQNEAKAAFEKGYNEGIKVATESYTNQMPGIQDQVWVASWRACLEKAEIPESSPLWTNIELPSAAAGDQEEIVEEGDEEQVLQTAEPPVTEVEPQSDMTNSGQKEASGGQLEDENLTAAEAPPTVPTTVQDLTEDE, from the exons ATGTCGGAGGTGTACCTGGGGTGGCAGATTTGCAACGTGGTGGCGTGCGAGGGGGCAGACCGGGTGGAACGGCATGAGATGCTGA GTACTATCGGGGTGGTGGTGGATAGAGCTTGGGCCAAGGATAGGATGAGAGTATTGGTGCTTAGT cctcaagaaagacccccaccttccTCCTCGTCTCCTGCTCCAATATGggctctctccttctctcatgggaaccgagctatcactgctcgggacactgtCGAGACcgaagggactgcccttgcattgtcccaggcctttttgttgcctggggacatgcaaaaagaagttgcaatgtctccagacaatcttctcagttccttcatgtcccacaacgccaag gtgatgcaaaaaatggtggccatggctcaaaaacttagccaatcagagccccaacgagcaaaacttgtcagtgaaaactccaagctccaacgtaccatcatcaggcttgagagagaaaggaaccagGCCCAAGGGGTTGCAGATGGCCTGAAAGGACAGTtgaaggggactgaggacagtcttgcccagactttgaaggagctcgagacgtcccagaatgaagccaaggctgcctttgaaaagggatataacgaaggaatcaaagttgccacagagagctacacaaaccaaatgcctggaattcaggatcaagtttgggtggcgtCTTGGAGGGCCTGCCTTGAAAAAGCAGAGATTCCTGAGTCATCTCcactttggaccaacattgagctTCCAAGCGCAGCAGCTGGTGATCAGgaggaaattgttgaagaggGAGATGAAGAACAGGTCTTGCAGACAGCGGAGCCTCCTGTTACCGAAGTGGAGCCTCAGAGTGATATGACCAActctggccaaaaggaagccagtggtggtcaacTTGAAGATGAGAATCTAACTGCAGCTGAAGCTCCTCCAACTGTTCCTACAACCGTTCAAGACCTGACTGAAGATGAGTGA
- the LOC131330156 gene encoding probable alkaline/neutral invertase D, with amino-acid sequence MDGIKEYGLRNVSSHCSISEMDDFDLSKLLDKPRINIERKRSFDERSLSELSIGLARGLDIYESSYSPVGRSTLDTPASSARNSFEPHPMVAEAWESLRRSLVFFRGQPVGTIAAYDHSSEEVLNYDQVFVRDFVPSALAFLMNGEPEIVKNFLLKTLQLQGWEKRIDRFKLGEGAMPASFKVLHDPIRKTDTIVADFGESAIGRVAPVDSGFWWIILLRAYTKSTGDLTLAETPECQKGMRLIMSLCLSEGFDTFPTLLCADGCSMIDRRMGVYGYPIEIQALFFMALRCALAMLKHDTEGKEMVERIVKRLHALSYHMRSYFWLDFQQLNDIYRYKTEEYSHTAVNKFNVIPDSIPEWVFDFMPMRGGYFIGNVSPARMDFRWFALGNCIAILASLATPEQSAAIMDLIEARWEELVGEMPLKICHPCIEGHEWRIVTGCDPKNTRWSYHNGGSWPVLLWLLTAACIKTGRPQIARRAIDLAESRLLKDSWPEYYDGKLGRYIGKQARKYQTWSIAGYLVAKMMLEDPSHLGMISLEEDKQMKPVLKRSSSWTC; translated from the exons ATGGATGGTATTAAGGAATATGGGCTTAGAAATGTGAGTTCTCATTGCTCGATCTCTGAAATGGATGATTTTGATCTCTCGAAGCTTCTTGACAAGCCTAGGATCAACATAGAGAGGAAGAGATCCTTTGATGAGAGATCTCTTAGTGAGTTGTCAATTGGCTTAGCAAGAGGCCTAGATATCTATGAGAGCTCTTATTCGCCCGTTGGACGGTCCACACTAGATACCCCTGCTTCATCAGCTCGCAACTCTTTTGAACCTCACCCAATGGTTGCTGAAGCCTGGGAATCTCTTCGCCGATCTTTGGTGTTCTTTCGTGGCCAACCAGTTGGCACAATTGCTGCATATGACCATTCTTCTGAGGAGGTTCTTAATTACGATCAG gTTTTTGTACGAGATTTTGTTCCTAGTGCCCTTGCTTTTCTAATGAATGGTGAGCCTGAGATAGTAAAGAACTTTCTATTAAAGACACTACAGCTTCAAGGATGGGAAAAGAGAATAGACAGATTTAAACTTGGGGAAGGGGCAATGCCTGCTAGTTTCAAAGTTCTTCATGACCCCATTCGTAAGACAGATACTATAGTAGCAGATTTTGGTGAGAGTGCAATTGGAAGGGTCGCTCCTGTTGACTCTGGATTCTGGTGGATTATTTTGCTGCGTGCGTATACAAAGTCTACTGGTGATTTAACTCTAGCTGAAACACCAGAGTGCCAAAAGGGAATGAGGCTTATAATGTCCCTGTGTCTGTCAGAAGGATTTGATACATTTCCAACACTGCTATGTGCGGATGGATGCTCAATGATTGATCGAAGAATG GGTGTTTATGGTTATCCAATTGAGATTCAGGCACTTTTCTTTATGGCACTGAGATGTGCTTTGGCAATGCTGAAACATGATACAGAGGGAAAAGAAATGGTGGAGAGAATAGTTAAGCGCTTGCATGCCTTGAGTTATCACATGCGGAGTTATTTCTGGCTTGATTTCCAACAACTTAACGACATTTACCGCTATAAAACGGAGGAGTATTCTCACACGGCGGTTAATAAATTTAATGTTATTCCAGATTCGATCCCAGAATGGGTGTTTGATTTTATGCCAATGCGTGGGGGCTACTTCATTGGCAATGTGAGCCCTGCACGGATGGATTTCCGATGGTTTGCTTTAGGCAATTGTATCGCTATTTTAGCTTCTTTGGCAACTCCTGAGCAATCTGCTGCTATAATGGATCTTATAGAAGCACGATGGGAGGAGCTGGTTGGAGAAATGCCTTTGAAGATATGCCATCCTTGCATAGAAGGTCATGAATGGCGAATAGTAACTGGTTGTGATCCGAAGAATACCAGATGGAGTTACCATAACGGAGGATCTTGGCCAG TGCTTTTGTGGTTGCTAACGGCTGCTTGCATTAAAACCGGACGACCCCAAATCGCAAGACGAGCAATTGATCTTGCTGAGAGCCGCCTGCTCAAAGACAGCTGGCCAGAGTATTATGATGGGAAACTAGGGAGATATATCGGGAAACAAGCGAGAAAATATCAGACGTGGTCAATAGCAGGATATTTGGTAGCGAAAATGATGTTGGAGGATCCCTCACACTTGGGGATGATATCCCTTGAAGAGGACAAGCAAATGAAGCCTGTCCTTAAGAGATCCTCCTCCTGGACCTGCTAG